A stretch of the Elephas maximus indicus isolate mEleMax1 chromosome 3, mEleMax1 primary haplotype, whole genome shotgun sequence genome encodes the following:
- the LOC126073816 gene encoding T-cell surface glycoprotein CD1c-like: MLFLQLPLLAVFLPGGNNEEAIQEPISFQLIQISSFANQTWAQNQGSGWLDELQTHSWESELGSIIFLHTWSKGNFSDEELMDLELLFRVYFIGFIREVQDHASALKLEYPFTLQVSLGCELHSRETPKSFFHVAYQGSDFLSFQNMSWVPSPEGGSRAQNVCNLINQYQGIQEMVHGLIRNTCPRFVLGLLDAGKMYLQRQVRPQAWLSSSPTLSPDWLLLVCHVSGFYPKPVWVMWMRGEQELPGTKQGGILPNADGTWYLWVILNVKAEDVADLSCWVRHSSLGSEDIIISWGHHISMNLTPLAVVVPLTLLIGLALWFKKRCSYQDIL, from the exons ATGCTGTTTCTGCAACTTCCATTGCTAGCTGTGTTCCTTCCAGGTGGCAACAATGAGGAAG CTATCCAGGAACCCATCTCATTCCAACTCATCCAGATCTCATCCTTTGCTAATCAAACCTGGGCACAAAATCAGGGCTCAGGTTGGCTGGATGAGTTGCAGACTCACAGCTGGGAGAGTGAATTAGGCAGTATAATTTTCCTGCACACCTGGTCCAAGGGCAACTTCAGCGACGAAGAGCTGATGGATCTGGAGCTGCTCTTCCGTGTCTATTTCATTGGTTTTATTCGGGAGGTTCAAGACCATGCCAGTGCATTGAAGTTGGAAT ACCCCTTTACGCTACAGGTGTCTCTTGGCTGTGAGCTGCATTCCAGGGAGACCCCAAAAAGCTTCTTCCATGTAGCTTATCAAGGGTCAGATTTCCTGAGCTTCCAGAACATGTCCTGGGTGCCATCTCCAGAGGGAGGGAGTAGGGCCCAGAATGTGTGCAATCTAATCAATCAGTACCAAGGCATCCAGGAGATGGTGCACGGGCTCATCAGGAACACCTGCCCCCGATTTGTCTTGGGTCTCCTGGACGCAGGGAAGATGTATCTCCAGAGGCAAG TGAGGCCACAGGCCTGGCTTTCCAGTAGCCCCACCCTTAGTCCTGACTGGCTGTTGCTGGTTTGTCATGTCTCTGGCTTCTACCCAAAGCCTGTTTGGGTGATGTGGATGCGGGGTGAGCAGGAGCTACCAGGCACTAAACAAGGAGGTATCCTTCCCAATGCTGATGGGACATGGTATCTTTGGGTCATCCTGAATGTGAAGGCTGAGGATGTGGCTGACCTCTCTTGCTGGGTGAGGCACAGCAGTCTGGGCAGTGAGGACATCATCATCTCCTGGG GACACCACATCTCAATGAACTTGACCCCGCTGGCAGTGGTAGTGCCCCTGACGCTTCTGATAGGCCTTGCATTATGGTTTAAGAAGCGCTG TTCTTATCAGGACATCCTGTGA